From a region of the Podospora pseudopauciseta strain CBS 411.78 chromosome 7 map unlocalized CBS411.78m_7, whole genome shotgun sequence genome:
- the ARL2 gene encoding ADP-ribosylation factor-like protein 2 (BUSCO:EOG09264RJ7; EggNog:ENOG503NXZN; COG:U), whose translation MLSILRKARLKDKELRILMLGLDNAGKTTIVKKIMGEDINTVSPTLGFIIKTIDYEGYKLNIWDVGGQKTLRSYWRNYFEKTDALIWVVDATDRLRIADCREELHGLLQEERLSGASLLVFANKTDVEGCMTAEELKDGLNLDEIRTHQWNILRCSAVTGQNLKEGLAWVVDDAKARLFLY comes from the exons ATGCTGTCCATTTTGAGGAAGGCAAGGTTGAAGGACAAGGAGCTGCGCATTTTGATGCT TGGTCTTGACAATGCGGGCAAAACCACCATTGTCAAAAAGATCATGGGCGAGGATATCAACACCGTCAGCCCCACCCTTGGCTTCATCATCAAGACGATTGACTACGAAGG ATACAAGTTAAATATTT GGGATGTCGGCGGTCAAAAGACTCTTCGTTCGTACTGGCGCAACTATTTCGAAAAGACTGACGCCTTGATTTGGGTGGTTGATGCCACAGATCGACTGCGCATTGCCGACTGCAGAGAGGAATTGCATGGGCTTCTTCAGGAAGAG CGACTTTCAGGGGCAAGTCTGCTTGTGTTTGCAAATAAGACAGATGTTGAAGGGTGCATGACGGCAGAGGAGCTTAAAGAT GGACTGAACCTTGATGAGATTCGAACACATCAGTGGAATATTCTGAGATGTAGCGCTGTCACGGGACAAAACCTGAAAGAAGGTCTGGCTTGGGTTGTGGACGACGCCAAAGCCCGGTTGTTTCTTTACTAA
- a CDS encoding uncharacterized protein (EggNog:ENOG503P30U) → MYKQVGPQIHNLDSIESTANFMAAAARFNPRHGIKRLGQQEESNSLDRILADQRAPTDRTGLGYAPEPVASQENPSGIVSSIPYRDKDGWHVPPITREALEESARIAMAPPQSQSHADDWGDGCGPAAPNNWDDSWGSTPALKSGWDEDWGSAPAVKIENSTSAANVQKSGSRVIPKPGPGTGSYGFPLAAPSGWYDAPGPSTSRGNWGTTVDSPYDPKVNQSRRYIAPHLRQKFVSAATQPGQPGPTGAASTSRQNPSTAQVEKASLPVSTSTAQPMPLAHTPAKRPSSECLAILPLKAENISPDLTTYRIPRPDMNFHGSENSPPASVSTIDISDTGVQELPGTRDVRNCIALERDVFVDRQGKFYQTNWAKAFHHRDNDDEYFDTEHYLTPFVTTWVQGVPDDVRPRFLRDEVPDHWKSDVDTNTGLLVEPVHFPDTIIGENSALTGEEDWRRRNWSSNLLIHRRFAEQHKYKKKKGLKAQERQLAYKPGKVEEYVKPEPQPEDEATAMTPHDRGVPKIPAFLRPAEVVDMRAVSQIYEAEMRSGFQVVDSEPPTAEDWETVLRTSREFSMPFIVAVYGSARGLRLKEGNLQWSDEPQVPYNEQDAARQGFVKGQILGFAYASVWQPGIAGSGQGTSRYTARLHVWVDPKHRRNKLGFCLLDKLLAFMSPPHIPRTGIDFIDIHNNPIYHKLQDDDLKGTPMEELKKEEARRNRPRKYYNVQISYKFKHRPRWQLNNPTRHPALKDYVKDLDWVKKLLEEKLPFIKLVTFEAVHQSSKLREPKEEDGNKKVFWLDEFVWEYYCTSGLPDSDDGF, encoded by the exons ATGTACAAGCAAGTGGGGCCCCAGATACACAACCTAGACTCGATCGAGTCGACCGCCAACTTCATGGCTGCCGCAGCCAGATTCAACCCTCGCCATGGAATCAAGAGACTTGGTCAGCAGGAGGAGTCCAACTCTCTTGATCGTATCCTTGCCGATCAGCGAGCCCCTACCGACAGGACAGGGCTTGGATATGCCCCAGAGCCGGTTGCTTCCCAGGAGAATCCCTCCGGTATTGTCTCGAGTATTCCGTACAGAGACAAGGATGGGTGGCACGTTCCCCCGATTACACGAGAGGCCCTCGAGGAGTCGGCTAGAATTGCGATGGCCCCTCCCCAGTCACAGTCTCATGCCGACGATTGGGGTGATGGTTGCGGCCCGGCTGCCCCCAATAATTGGGACGACAGTTGGGGCTCGACTCCTGCTCTGAAGTCTGGTTGGGACGAGGATTGGGGTTCGGCTCCCGCTGTGAAGATTGAGAATTCGACATCTGCCGCCAATGTTCAGAAGAGCGGGTCACGCGTGATCCCAAAGCCTGGACCGGGCACTGGTAGCTATGGGTTCCCTTTAGCAGCTCCAAGTGGTTGGTATGACGCACCGGGCCCATCAACTTCGAGAGGAAACTGGGGCACAACTGTCGATTCACCTTACGATCCAAAAGTAAATCAGTCGAGACGCTATATAGCCCCTCATCTCCGTCAGAAATTCGTGTCTGCGGCCACCCAGCCTGGCCAGCCTGGGCCAACAGGTGCTGCTTCAACTTCGAGGCAGAATCCATCGACTGCCCAAGTCGAGAAAGCGAGCCTTCCTGTATCTACTAGTACAGCCCAACCCATGCCTCTCGCTCACACCCCTGCCAAACGCCCGTCGAGTGAGTGCTTGGCGATTCTCCCACTCAAGGCTGAGAACATCTCTCCAGATCTT ACTACATATAGGATCCCCCGTCCCGACATGAACTTTCATGGCTCTGAGAATAGCCCTCCCGCCTCGGTGAGCACCATTGATATCAGCGATACGGGCGTCCAAGAACTTCCGGGCACCCGTGACGTTCGCAACTGCATTGCCTTGGAGAGGGATGTTTTTGTGGACAGGCAAGGTAAATTTTACCAGACCAATTGGGCGAAGGCATTTCACCATCGTGACAATGATGACGAGTACTTCGACACCGAGCATTATCTCACGCCTTTCGTCACTACTTGGGTCCAGGGTGTTCCAGACGACGTGAGGCCTCGATTTCTTCGTGATGAGGTACCTGACCATTGGAAGTCCGATGTcgacaccaacaccggcTTACTTGTGGAGCCTGTTCACTTCCCTGACACAATTATAGGCGAGAATTCCGCGCTGACGGGGGAAGAGGACTGGCGACGACGTAACTGGTCCAGCAATCTCCTGATTCACCGCAGATTTGCTGAGCAACACAAGtacaaaaagaagaagggcctCAAGGCTCAAGAACGTCAGTTGGCCTACAAGCCGGGGAAAGTGGAAGAGTACGTCAAGCCTGAGCCCCAGCCGGAGGATGAAGCGACTGCAATGACTCCTCACGATCGGGGTGTTCCCAAGATTCCGGCCTTCCTACGCCCCGCCGAAGTGGTTGATATGAGAGCAGTCAGCCAAATCTATGAGGCTGAAATGAGGAGTGGCTTTCAGGTTGTTGACTCGGAACCCCCTACGGCTGAAGATTGGGAAACGGTCTTGCGGACCTCCCGTGAGTTCTCAATGCCTTTCATCGTCGCCGTCTACGGCAGCGCTCGTGGTTTGCGTTTGAAGGAGGGTAACCTTCAGTGGTCCGACGAACCCCAAGTCCCTTACAATGAGCAGGATGCCGCAAGGCAAGGATTTGTCAAGGGTCAAATCCTTGGGTTTGCCTATGCCAGCGTTTGGCAGCCAGGCATCGCTGGCAGTGGACAAGGCACAAGCCGGTATACGGCCAGACTCCATGTCTGGGTTGATCCCAAGCATCGTCGGAATAAATTGGGATTCTGTCTCCTCGACAAGCTGCTGGCTTTCATGTCGCCCCCGCACATTCCTCGCACGGGAATCGATTTTATCGACATCCACAACAATCCGATTTACCACAAGTTGCAAGATGACGATTTGAAGGGAACCCCcatggaggagctgaagaaagAGGAGGCCAGACGGAACAGGCCCAGGAAGTATTACAACGTCCAAATCAGCTACAAGTTCAAGCACAGGCCCCGCTGGCAACTGAACAACCCGACACGACACCCAGCTCTCAAGGATTATGTCAAGGACTTGGACTGGGTGAAGAAGTTGTTGGAAGAGAAGCTTCCATTCATCAAGCTGGTCACATTTGAGGCTGTCCATCAGTCATCGAAGCTGAGGGAGCCgaaggaagaagatggcaaCAAGAAAGTCTTCTGGCTGGATGAGTTTGTGTGGGAGTATTACTGCACCTCAGGCCTGCCTGATTCTGATGATGGCTTCTAG